TCTTTTACCGATGCGAAGACAACGCTCCTACTGCATATATCACCAGCCTTCGGCGAGTTCTTAGCCTCAAGCATACCGAGGACCTCAAATATCCTTCTGGCGGTCTCGTAGCTGGGTTTGCTTCTCCCAGATTCGATCTGGTTGATCAAAGAGGTGCTAACACCAACCAGCGAGGCTAACTTCCTCTGCGTCAAACCGAGCCTAAGCCTTATACGGCGAATCTCCTCCAGCTTCGGAAACATCACATCCACTAATTCATCTATCTAACCAGCCATATTATAAAGTTGTTCACCCCTCTCCACCCATTTGCATACTCTGGTACAAGTCAGAGTAGCGCCTAAAGAAGGGGTTAAAAAGGTTCAGGCTAACACAATGAGCGAGAAAAGGGTCGGAATCACAGATAGAGAATTGAAGGTTTATCTCTATTGCGAAAGTTGGCATATCTTCAAAATATCTGGATTACAGATGGTGAATCGAGAGGCATGGTTTGAGTATAGGTCTGATTAAGTTTATAAGATGTTAATCTGAAGGATCTTTGAACAAGGGTTGAAGGTGCTGGTAGAGGGCAGCGTCTCCTTAGCTTAAGGTGGATGGTGTGCCTACTTCAAGATCTGTGGCATTATATAGGGTGAAGCGTCTCCTCGCCGAGCTGTCAGAGAAGAAGGGTCGGGGGACTGAGCTGATCTCACTCTATATACCGCCAAAGAAGGCTCTGCACGAAGTCATATCAGCCCTAAGAGAAGAGTACGGCACAGCAGCCAACATCAAATCCGATACGACAAGAAACCATGTGATGGATGCGTTGGTCAAGACCATGCAGCGGCTCAAGCTCTACAAGACCACTCCAGAGAATGGGTTGGTGATCTTCTGCGGCGCCCTACCCACCGATGGACCTGGGAGCGAAGCCATCTTCCTGTACGAAGTCTACCCGCCTAAACCTGTTCAAACATACCTCTACAGATGTGACGACCACTTCCACCTGGACATACTAAGGGATATGCTGAAAGAGGAGAAGACCATAGGGCTGCTCTCCATAGACGCTACTGAAGCAGCCATAGGCGTCCTAGCAGGCTCACGGTTTGAAATAGTAGATGAAGTTACATCAGGGGTAAGCGGCAAACATAGGGCAGGGGGGCAATCCGCAAGAAGATTCGAGAGGTTAAGAGAAATGGAGCTCACAGAATACTATCACAGGGTAGCGAGGCACGCAAACAAAGCGCTACTAGAAGACCACAACGTCCAAGGTCTAATAGTAGGAGGACCAGGAGGTACAAAGGACGACTTCCTAAAAGGCGAATACCTCGACTATAGGCTGCGCAAAATGATCCTAGCAGTATTGGACACATCCTACGCCGGGCGAGAAGGGCTAAGAGAACTCGTCGACAAAGCCTCAGATATCCTTCAAGACATAAGGTTGATAGAAGAGAAGAAGCTCGTAACAAGGTTCCTGAAAGAGGTCAACTCAGCAGACGGCTTGGCGATCTACAGTGTTAAAGACGTCTTGGAAGCGCTGCAGAAAGGTAGCGTTGAAACAGTGTTGGTTTCAGAGGACCTCGACTGGATCCATTTGAAGATGGTCTGCGCAAAATGCGGCTCAACAAGAGAAGCTAACATCCCAAGATCAAACTACATTCAGGAAAAGCAGAAGCTGATCAGCACACCCTGCGAAAACTGCGGCTCACTAGAATTTGAGGTTTCAGAGCAAGACTTTATAGAATACCTAGCGGACCAAGCCTACCTCTCAGGGGCGAATGTTGAGGTAATATCTTCGCGAAGCGAAGAAGGTGAGATGCTGAAGAGCTTCGGCGGTCTAGCAGCGCTACTAAGATACAGATAAAAAGAGGGGTGCGTAACCAATGAAGATAAGCTGGAGGAGATACACCAAATACTTTGGCGGCTTAATCTGCTTCTTCGCAGGAATACACATAGGCAACGCATACGCTACAGGGTACTGGAGGTTCGACCCATTCAACGTAGGCTGGGATACCGTTGGGAGAGGCGTCATACTGCTCATAATAGGGCTACTCTTCATATACTGGTCAGAGCAAAAGCACTAGAAACTCTTTCCAAGCAGCATCATTCACTTGGAAGAACCAAGACTTACTACAATAAACAAAACCAAGGAAAACCCCAACACACAACAGGCGCTTAAAATTAACGAGTTATTCTACATCACCGGGTGTAGTCTTCCGTAGAAAGGTTTTGACGCCTTTTTACTCTGGCTCTCTAGCGATCAATATGGCAGAAACACGGGTTGTCAAGAGTAGAAGGGGTTGAAAAGTTGATAAACGCCTTTAGAGACCAATAAATGATCTACGGCAACAAGAGAACTTATTTAGCAAATACATTTAATACCTAAATCCAACAACCTCACTAAGCTGATGGCATCTAAGGGGCGTTTAATCCCAAGGCAGCCTGAAGTCAACATAGGCACAGCAGGGCACGTAGACCACGGGAAGACAACGTTAGTCGAGGCTATCACAGGAATATGGACGAGCGCGCATAGTGAGGAACTTAAGAGGGGTATAACTATAAGGGTTGGTTACGCAGATGCAGCCATTTACAAGTGCCCTATCTGCCCGAGCCCAGACCGATACTCACCTTACCCAACGTGTCCGCACTGCGGCTCATCCACTGTTCTGCAAAGGGTTGTGAGCTTCGTCGACTGCCCGGGGCACGAAAGTCTCATGGCCAGTATGCTCTCAGGCGCCGCTGTGATGGATGGGGCCCTGCTGGTTATTGCCGCTAACGAGCCGGTTCCACAGCCTCAGACTAGAGAACATCTCATGGCGCTTCAGATGCTGGGGATGAAGCATATCGTAATAGTTCAGAATAAAGTTGAGTTGGTCGATGACCAGAAGGCGTTAGAATCATACCATGCGATCAAAAGGTTCGTCACTGGGACCGTTGCTGAAAACGCGGTAATTATACCAATTTCAGCTCAGAATCGAATAAACATAGATGCGGTTTTAGAGGCTATCGAAACAAACATACCCACACCTCAGCGTGATCCAAATGCGCCACCATTAATGCAGATCTTACGCTCTTTTGATGTAAATAAACCGGGCACAAGCGTTCAAGACCTTAAAGGGGGTGTAGTAGGGGGTACGCTGCTCCAAGGCGAGCTGAAGGTTGGTGATGAAATAGAGATAAGACCGGGTTTAATAGATGGGAAGCCTCAGCCGCTTTTTACTAAGATTAGGAGCTTGGGTACAAGTGCTGGGCTTGTGGAGAAAGTGAAGCCTGGAGGGTTGATCGCTATAGGCACATCTCTCGACCCAGTGTTAACGAAGTCTGATTCACTTCTGGGCTCTGTAGTTGGGCATCCCAATACGCTTCCACCTATTCTAGACTCCATTAGCATGTCGGTCCAGCTCTTTGAGACAGCTGTTGGTTCACCAGACTTGGCTAAGGTTGAGAAGATAAGGAGCGGCGAAGTTCTGCGGCTTAATGTTGGCACAGCTGTGACAATAGGCAACGTGAAAGCGACGAAAGAGAACATAGTTGAGGCAACTCTCCGCCGCCCAGTGTGCGCAGATAAAGGGGCGAAGGTAGCTATATCAAGACGCATCGGGGACCGTTGGCGTCTTATAGGAGCCGGAGTATTGAACTGAGGATAGAGCCTTGGAGGTAGTCTTGGATACAAGCTTTCTTCTCGAGCTAGTTTCAAAGCCCATTAAGCGGTTGGACGAGTTAGAAGTTTTATTAGGAAAGGTTGAGTTTATCATATTAGAGCCTACAGTCAAAGAGTTAAAGAGGTTGGCATCTAAACCCGGGGTTAAGGCTAAGAAAGCCTACGCGGCACTAAAATATGTAAAGAATCTTAGAGTCGTGAATCTGGACGATAGGCGGCTGAATGTTGACTCGGCGATACTTTACTATGCTCTGAAGCATGGCGCGGCTGTGGCAACCCTAGACCAAGAGCTGATGGGTAGACTCAAGGAAGAGGGTGTGGTTGTTATCACTTTGCGTGAGGACGGGGTTTGGGTTGACCGATAACCGCAACCGAAACCTTCTTAATCTAATTCTTTGCAGCATTCTCCGAGGCTACGAGGGTGCGTAAGTTGTTCTACATAGTCGAGTTAAAGGATGTTATTAGGGTGCCGCCATCCAAGTTTGGCACACCCTTAAAGGATGTAGCTTATGAAACACTCAGAGCCAAATATGAGAGCAGTATAAGCCCGGAGTACGGCTACTTGATCTACATAATTGATTTAGATGTGGATAGGGTGGGGAAGATAATACCCGGAGATGGAGCGACTTATCATCATGTCAGCTTTAAAGCTTTAGCGTTTTTGCCTAAGCTGCAAGAGGTTATAGAGGGTGAGGTTGTGGAGGTCACCGACTTCGGCGCCTTCATAAGGATAGGTCCGGCTGATGCTTTACTCCATCTTTCACAGATTGCTGATGATTACTTGACTTGTGATGTGAAGCAAGGTGTGATAACAGCGGCGCAGTCCAAGAGGACGCTTTCGGTAGGCTCTAAAGTCAGGGTTAGAGTTACTGCAGTAAGTCTGGGTCGTGGTGCTGCTGCTGGGAAGATAGGTGTAACTTGCCGTCAACCCTTCCTGGGCGCTCTGGAGTGGATAGAAGAAGATTTGAAGAAGGTTGAGGCTAAGCCTGAAGCAAAGAAGGCTGAGAAGAAGGAGAAAGGGTAAATATGGTTAAAGAATACGCTTGCAGGCAGTGTAAAACGTTAACTACGGGCAAAGTCTGCCCAAACTGCCACTCCACAGATCTAACACCAGAATGGTTTGGTCTAGTCATAATTTTGGATGTAGAGCGCTCGCAGGTAGCGAAGGCATTGAATATTAAGACACCAGGCAAATACGCCTTAAAAGTGACTTAACGGAGAGCGTGAGCCATTGGGTATATCGGCGTTTTATCCTCTCCCTGAGGATCTTAGGTCTGAGCTTAAAAAGCCGTTAGGCAAGCTCATACGAAGTAGCGAAATCTCCAAGCAGCGTTTACTAGAAGAGGTTTGTGGTGCCAAATTTGTGGTAGCTGTCGGCGACGCTACCTCGGAATCTTTAAGTCGTCTGAAACTTCAGCCACACATCTATGTTGTAGATGGTAAAGAGCAGAGAGGTGTAAGGCAGCCCCCTCTCTTAGAGGCTAGGAGTGAGATCAAGGTGAAGAATCCACCTGGCTTTATATCTGAAGAGGCGTTTGAGGCGATCTTGAAAGCAGCAGCGTTAGAGAAACCGGTGAGAATACTTGTTGAAGGTGAGGAGGATCTTCTTGCTCTTGTCTTCCTAGCCACATACCCGTCTTCAACGCTTTTGTTTTACGGTCAGCCGAATGAGGGCGTTGTCGCAGCTAAAGTAGAGCGGTGTAGAGAGAAGGCGATCTATGTTCTTGAGAGAATGGGTGTACCCAGAAGATTGATAAAACCTCTACAAGAGGCTGACCTATCTTCTTAAATATGGATGATGATGTCCCCTACCGCGAGGAGACTTGGCATTTGAGGTCGTAGAGGATAGAGAGAACCCTTTGCTTAATAGGAGAGAGGTTGTCTGCGTATTCCCAAGCAGCGCTGGTAAGATAACACGTGCCGATGCCGTGAAGGCTGTGTCACAGATGTTCAATATACCCTCGGAGCTAATAATCCCAATAAGTATCGAGCAGTCACAAGGGGTTAGAGACGCTAGAGTTACTTTATACATCTTTAAGAACCCTGAAGATGCCAAAAGGCAACTACCTAAACATATTCTGCAACGCTTACTACCAAAGGAGGAGCGTAAGAAGCTGGCGGAGCAGAAGCGTAAGCCTAAGGAGGAGAAGAAGCAGTAGGTGAGTGGAGATGGCTGAAGCCGAGAAGGCTGTGAAGAAAAAGGTTAGCCCAAAGGTATGGCAGTTCTACAAAGTTGAGGGAGAGAAGCTCATTAGGTTAAGAAGGGAGTGCCCGAGATGTGGTAGAGGATACTTCCTAGCTGAGCATGGGGATCGATATACTTGCGGGAAATGCGGCTATACCCAGTATAAGAAGAAGTAAGTGCTACCCAATAAGTTCTTCTCGAACCATCTTGACCGCATTTGGTAAAATTATGGGTTGGAAGGGTTTAAGGTACTTGGGCGAAGCGGCAGCCACAAGTACGCTCTTTTCTCCCAGTGTGAGGTAGCCTTCTTTGAATGCTTCGACGAAGTTCTTTATTCTCTGCGAAGGTGGGGTCAGTTTGATCGCGTAGTAAATGAATTCCGCTATATCCCAGCTCGGGTCTCCGCCCTCCATCGCTTGCTCGAGATCTGTCAGATATAGCTTTGTGCCGCTGTAGAGTGTGTTGCTCGGTTTGGTGTCTCCAACCGTATATCCCTTATTATGTAGCTCAGCTAGGGTTTTACCATATAGTCTGATCGTCTCCAGATCCTCGCTCTCGCCGCTCAGATACTGGTTGATAATTTCACCCAGGTTCTTGCCTTCTATAAACTCTGTAACCAAGATTCTTTCTGAAAGATACACTACTAGAACGTGTGGGGTATTAAAGCCTAGTTCCCTAAATTTAAGAAGGGCGGTGTATTCATATGCCATCCTAGCATCAGGATTCTGCTCGAACCTCTTCGTCGGGATCGCCCATATGTTGAGGAGGGCCCATTTGAAGGCAACTATGTTCTTGAAGCGTTTAACGACAGCTTTTTGATCCCTTCTCCCATCTGTGATCTCTAGCAGTTGTGTGGTGCTGTAGAACTCACCCAAACCTTTAAACTTGGTTTCAGCAGATGCGTCGAAGCCTAAGTGTTGTTTAATATCCTTTACCCAGTCGTCGCACTCCACCACAAGCCTTCCTTCACTAACGGTAATCGCTTTCGTAGGCTGCTTTAAGAGTTCAGGCGTCTCGCCAACAGAACGGCTTCTACTCAGCTTAGATAAGATTTCTTTTCCGACAATATCTAATCCAACTCGCCCAGCATAGCTATGCACAGCATATTGAGTTATGCCGCGTGAGGCGTAGGTGATAATAGAGAGGATCTTAGCCATCTGATTGACTCTTATGCCAGAGTGCTTAACCTTTGCTCTGCCATCTATAAGGGTAATCAAGCCCTCTTTTTCGATCTCCTTTAAGGCTTCTCTGAAGCCACTAAGTGTTGCCTCAAGATTTCTTGCTCTAGAAGGTCCGCCATATGTTTTTACGTAACTGTAGTGCGCTGGCGGATATATTGCTGCTCTCTTCTTCAGCTTATCGAAGAGAAAGTATTCTGGCTCTATCAGCAGTATGGTAGAAAGTTCGCCGTAAGTTAATGCTAGATCTCTTAACGCTTCGAGTATGACCCTTTTCTTATAGGCTACTTCGATGCTTCTTAGGTATTCGGCGCCTCGGACAGCTTCATAGATGTTGAGCAGTCTTCCAACGACAAATTCCCCTAGCTTCGCTTTCTCGGCGTCCTCTCTAAGAGCTTTTGCATCCACAAGCAGAGCTGAGATTGGTACTTCTCCTTGAATGTATCTGTAGCGTACAGCTGGTTTATAGTCTTCCAACACTATAAGCACATCGTAGTCACTGTCTGATTTTGCATAGCCAGCTACCCTAGAGCCGTAGAGGCATACGCCGACAGCCTTGTTCTCTTTTATTATAGGCTCTATGACCCTCTCTACTGCCTTCACTTCCTCTTCTCTAACATACTTGGGCTTCTCCTCAGGGTTGCTCATCGTCTGCACTCTTCTAACTCCTTTAACTTCGCTAAGAGAGATTGATCGAACTTTAGGTTAAGAATAGAATGAATGGAGAGTCTAACGACGTTGCTGTCTGGTGTTAATCTGATCGTCGGAAGCCCCTTAGCAAGCCAATGCTTCAAAACCTTCTCATGCAGCTTCTCATCCACCAAGCCGTTGCTGAACTTCCTCTTTAGAAGCCTTCTTAAAGACCTATCTTTATAGATTCTCTCAAGTTGGGAAAAGCCGCTGGTATCCACGTGAACTGTTTCAAACATACTTGATGTAAGCTCAGATGACAACATCTCTCTGCTGCTGAACTGCTTCACTAAAGAAGCGTAGTGCAGAAACTCGTGCGCTAAAACAGCGTGTAGAGTTGCCTTAGAACCGTAGACGATCAAGGCTGCTGTAACCTGCACAACGATCTCCAGAGCCCCATTGACCTCCAGAGGCAGCGTCCGAGCATATACGACACCTATCTGTGAGGGTTCAAGCGCACTAGCCATTATGGGTAGGAAGGGTTCAACATAGTAAGGTGGATACTTCAACCCAGCCGCTTTTTCAACCCTCTTGACCCCCTCATCCAGATACCTTAATCTAGCACCGATCTTCTTCATGACACTCTTAGGAATCCGAGTCTGGACCTCAGGATGCTCCAGTCTGAATAGAGGCTCCAACCTCTTCGCTCACGACCGTAAGATTATCCGTACCTCCTTTACTTAAGGTTATAAGCGGACTCTCCGAAACATAGTATAGGGGTTATGGAGCCGAGCTCTGCGGGGTTGAAGGATCTGAGAAAAGCGCTCGTTGAACTAGATCCGCAACTCAGGGAGAAAGCCGAAGCCCTATTCAATTGGTTCAAAGAGAAGAAGAAGGTTGTTGTAGCCCTCTCAGGTGGTGTGGACAGCTCTCTAGTAGCAGCATTCGCAAGGCTAGCATTAGGCGATAACGCAACAGCGGTCACAGGCATCTCCCCAACACTAGCCCCTTCAGAGCTTGAAGACGCTAAAAGAGTAGCCAAATTCATAAACATAAGACACATCTTACTTCAGTACTCAGAAGAAGCCAACGAGAAGGTGGCTGCAAACCCTCCAGATCGATGTTACTACTGCAGAAGTGAGCTCGCTAATTTGCTGAAACACGTACACCTAGAAGAGGCTAATGTTACACTTGTGGATGGAGGAGTAGTAGACGACCTGAAGATGAGACGTCCTGGCGTAACGGCGCTTAGAGAGAAGGGTGTACGGAGCCCACTTCAGGAAGTTGGTTTATCAAAGCAGGAGGTCAGACTTATTGCAAAAGCGTTGGGGCTACCGAACTACGATAAGCCCTCTAACGCCTGTTTAGCATCCCGCTTCCCCTATGGTCAAAAGATAACGCCTAACGATGCACAAAGGGTTGCCGAGGCTGAAGAACAGATCAAAAAGACTACAGGCGTTAAGCAGATAAGAGTTAGAGTGCACGGCGACTTAGCAAGAATCGAGGTGGGTAGAGAAGAGCGTAAACTATTCTTTAACGAAGAAATCTTGGACAGAATACACTCGAATCTAAGAGCCTTAGGGTTCAAATACATAACACTCGACTTAGCAGGGTATAGGACAGGTAGCTTAGATGAAATGCTCTAGTGTGGACGCTACGCCGCTCTGTCCTCCCTTCACTACTCTTCTTATGTTCTACTTGGGTAGTGTGTAGACCGGCTCCCGCGTTTTGCTGCTCATTTCTACGAAGGTCTCGGTATGCGTTATGCCGTCGATGGCTGCGAATTTGTTTGAGATGAGGTCGTGAAGCTCATCGAGATTCCGTGTTTTTACGAAGATTATCAGATCGAATCTACCAGTGACTTC
This genomic stretch from Nitrososphaerota archaeon harbors:
- a CDS encoding DNA-directed RNA polymerase — its product is MFYIVELKDVIRVPPSKFGTPLKDVAYETLRAKYESSISPEYGYLIYIIDLDVDRVGKIIPGDGATYHHVSFKALAFLPKLQEVIEGEVVEVTDFGAFIRIGPADALLHLSQIADDYLTCDVKQGVITAAQSKRTLSVGSKVRVRVTAVSLGRGAAAGKIGVTCRQPFLGALEWIEEDLKKVEAKPEAKKAEKKEKG
- the larE gene encoding ATP-dependent sacrificial sulfur transferase LarE, with amino-acid sequence MEPSSAGLKDLRKALVELDPQLREKAEALFNWFKEKKKVVVALSGGVDSSLVAAFARLALGDNATAVTGISPTLAPSELEDAKRVAKFINIRHILLQYSEEANEKVAANPPDRCYYCRSELANLLKHVHLEEANVTLVDGGVVDDLKMRRPGVTALREKGVRSPLQEVGLSKQEVRLIAKALGLPNYDKPSNACLASRFPYGQKITPNDAQRVAEAEEQIKKTTGVKQIRVRVHGDLARIEVGREERKLFFNEEILDRIHSNLRALGFKYITLDLAGYRTGSLDEML
- a CDS encoding DUF359 domain-containing protein, yielding MGISAFYPLPEDLRSELKKPLGKLIRSSEISKQRLLEEVCGAKFVVAVGDATSESLSRLKLQPHIYVVDGKEQRGVRQPPLLEARSEIKVKNPPGFISEEAFEAILKAAALEKPVRILVEGEEDLLALVFLATYPSSTLLFYGQPNEGVVAAKVERCREKAIYVLERMGVPRRLIKPLQEADLSS
- a CDS encoding DNA-directed RNA polymerase, subunit E'' — encoded protein: MVKEYACRQCKTLTTGKVCPNCHSTDLTPEWFGLVIILDVERSQVAKALNIKTPGKYALKVT
- the prf1 gene encoding peptide chain release factor 1; its protein translation is MDGVPTSRSVALYRVKRLLAELSEKKGRGTELISLYIPPKKALHEVISALREEYGTAANIKSDTTRNHVMDALVKTMQRLKLYKTTPENGLVIFCGALPTDGPGSEAIFLYEVYPPKPVQTYLYRCDDHFHLDILRDMLKEEKTIGLLSIDATEAAIGVLAGSRFEIVDEVTSGVSGKHRAGGQSARRFERLREMELTEYYHRVARHANKALLEDHNVQGLIVGGPGGTKDDFLKGEYLDYRLRKMILAVLDTSYAGREGLRELVDKASDILQDIRLIEEKKLVTRFLKEVNSADGLAIYSVKDVLEALQKGSVETVLVSEDLDWIHLKMVCAKCGSTREANIPRSNYIQEKQKLISTPCENCGSLEFEVSEQDFIEYLADQAYLSGANVEVISSRSEEGEMLKSFGGLAALLRYR
- a CDS encoding translation initiation factor IF-2 subunit gamma; translated protein: MASKGRLIPRQPEVNIGTAGHVDHGKTTLVEAITGIWTSAHSEELKRGITIRVGYADAAIYKCPICPSPDRYSPYPTCPHCGSSTVLQRVVSFVDCPGHESLMASMLSGAAVMDGALLVIAANEPVPQPQTREHLMALQMLGMKHIVIVQNKVELVDDQKALESYHAIKRFVTGTVAENAVIIPISAQNRINIDAVLEAIETNIPTPQRDPNAPPLMQILRSFDVNKPGTSVQDLKGGVVGGTLLQGELKVGDEIEIRPGLIDGKPQPLFTKIRSLGTSAGLVEKVKPGGLIAIGTSLDPVLTKSDSLLGSVVGHPNTLPPILDSISMSVQLFETAVGSPDLAKVEKIRSGEVLRLNVGTAVTIGNVKATKENIVEATLRRPVCADKGAKVAISRRIGDRWRLIGAGVLN
- a CDS encoding 30S ribosomal protein S27ae, which encodes MAEAEKAVKKKVSPKVWQFYKVEGEKLIRLRRECPRCGRGYFLAEHGDRYTCGKCGYTQYKKK